CGAGTTGAGGGAGAACCGAGCGTCGGGCGACACAGGGGACATCAGTGCCGCATCCAAGTGGTTCCTCCCCGGAGCGAAGTGTCCTGGGTGCGGTGCTACATGGGCCAACGCGGCGGTGGCTTATCCCTGCGTCGACCTATCACGGCATCCCCAGCAGGCAGCGTTCGTGGTGCCGAGAGCTGAGCCTCTTCATGAGTTCGAACGGCTGCGTGAGCTGATCCGTCCCTGGGCTCCCGAAGGAGCGCCTCTTCCTCCCGGAACGCGGTTCGGTCCCCTTTTCGGGAAGGCGTGGGGGCGCTTCGGCTCATTCTTCTTCCAGAATCCCTGGACGCTGCTGGTGCGACGCGAGGCCATGGAGACGCTGCAACAGGCCGGCCTTCGGGGGTTGGCGGGGCGTCAGCTTCAGCTGAGCTTCCGTCAGAAGAAAAAGCTGCCAGACCTGATCGAGCTCCAGC
This window of the Stigmatella aurantiaca genome carries:
- a CDS encoding double-CXXCG motif protein, which translates into the protein MRFYELRENRASGDTGDISAASKWFLPGAKCPGCGATWANAAVAYPCVDLSRHPQQAAFVVPRAEPLHEFERLRELIRPWAPEGAPLPPGTRFGPLFGKAWGRFGSFFFQNPWTLLVRREAMETLQQAGLRGLAGRQLQLSFRQKKKLPDLIELQLMPYGLLHADCLRQPPAPCPRCGREGSELPEQLILKAASLPPHTDVFRLADFESVLVGNEHFKEAVQRLGMDGILFHELPLR